In Rattus norvegicus strain BN/NHsdMcwi chromosome 1, GRCr8, whole genome shotgun sequence, a genomic segment contains:
- the Frat2 gene encoding GSK-3-binding protein FRAT2, giving the protein MPCRREEEEEEAGDEAEGEEDDDSFLLLQQSVTLGGSTDVDRLIAQIGETLQLDAAHDSPASPCAAPGPPPAPPVLAALPADKVGGPARLLRPAASAEAGDPAPPGAVRCVLGERGRVRGRAAPYCVAEIAPGASALPRPGRRGWLPGALASRRIQQRRCTASGSRAADDDPHRLLQQLVLSGNLIKEAVRRLQRAVAAVAATSPASAPGSGGGRSGPDSVTLQPSGSWL; this is encoded by the coding sequence ATGCCGTGccggagggaggaggaggaggaggaagccggCGACGAGGCGGAGGGGGAGGAGGACGACGACAGCTTCCTCCTGCTGCAGCAGTCGGTGACTCTGGGCGGCTCGACCGACGTGGACCGGCTCATCGCCCAGATCGGCGAGACGCTGCAGCTGGACGCGGCGCACGATAGTCCGGCCTCGCCGTGTGCCGCCCCGGGTCCCCCACCCGCGCCCCCGGTCCTGGCGGCGCTGCCGGCGGACAAGGTCGGGGGCCCAGCGAGGCTGCTGCGGCCGGCAGCATCAGCGGAGGCCGGAGACCCTGCGCCCCCGGGGGCGGTGCGCTGCGTGCTGGGGGAGCGCGGGCGGGTGCGGGGCCGGGCGGCGCCCTACTGCGTGGCAGAGATCGCCCCGGGCGCCAGCGCGCTGCCCCGGCCTGGGCGGCGAGGGTGGCTCCCCGGCGCCTTGGCTTCTCGGAGAATCCAGCAGCGGCGGTGTACCGCAAGCGGATCGCGCGCAGCGGACGACGACCCTCACCGGCTCCTGCAGCAGCTCGTGCTCTCCGGAAACCTCATCAAGGAGGCGGTGCGCAGGCTCCAGCGAGCGGTCGCCGCGGTTGCGGCCACGAGCCCCGCGAGCGCCCCGGGTTCCGGGGGTGGCCGAAGTGGACCGGACTCAGTCACCCTGCAGCCCTCGGGCTCCTGGCTCTGA